ATGTCATCGAATGGCATAGAAGAGTCGTAGTAGAGATAATCTGTCATGTCAATACCAAGCTTGGCAAATCTTTGTGCATGACACATATGAGATGGACCTTGATAAGCAGATAAATACTCTTGAATGGTTTTAGATGGTCTAGCAGAAGCAAAGGCTAAGGAGCCAAAATGAACAATGCTCTTCCATTGTTCTTTTTTATACAATGTAACTTCAAAAAGAATGAggtatttcattgttttatttaaaaaaatttaaaacaatgtaattgcataCAAAATAACGGAATTACTGTCTCAACTATAATAAACAATTGATTTACGTTGTTTTTGAGTAACACGAgcctttattacattatttttgagtATCCAATactcttattacatttttttagtAACACAAacctttattatattattttcgaGTATCACAgactcttattacattatttttgattaACACATACATTTTGTTAATGTGTATTAAGTATATGTATGACTTCgctattattgtattttttgcaCTCATGGATTGTAGTTGTCTAGGGTCTAGTCAATAAGCTCAACTCTTTGTGATTTGTTATTTCTGTATAAGAGATTTTACCCTAACATAGAATATAGAGTTTAATAGATGATTTCAAttcacatggtatcggagtCAGCGCATACTTTGACTATGCATAGTGACTTCGATGAGTAGTAGGTTTCAATGAGCcttcaatttcttcaatatCTAGCTGTTAGCAAAGCCTTGTCATTGATTTGTGTATCAGAGCTGTGGTGGTTAGCACTTTCGTGACAATGAGCCCCTCAACACTTCATGACCTCCATCTTATAGAATTTTATGATCGGTGGTTATAGTGGGTTCCTCGGCACTTCGTGACCATCACTCAGAGAAGTCGTGATCTTCACGATTGGGTGCAACCATATGTATTGATACTTATTCCTTGCTTATTCTCAAGATGAGTTCCTTGGATATTCAACCTATTTCAGTGAAACTAGATGGAATCAATTTCAGTCACTAATCATACTTATGAGAAATTTTTTGAAAGGTAAAGGGCTTTGGAAATATGTCACTACTGAAAGGAAAATACTTGTTAAGGTGGGTGGGCAAAAGGATGATGATTTCAAAAGAAACTAGATGAATGAGAAATGGATAATAGCAAAATTTGAAATGGATTGTTAATATTGTAACTCCTCAACTAGTATACAACTTGGTAAATTTGGAAAGGCAAAAGATATTAGAGATTTTCTGCAAGACGATTGCTCCAAACTAATTTTGCAAGAAGATACAAATTGAAGTTAGAACTCTATAAATTAAAGCATAAGAAGGGTTAATCAATTTCTAATTTTTATACTCAGATTTATGTTATATGGGATCAATTAGCTCTCAAGGAACCCAAGTGGACTGTTGATGTAGATTTGTATCATAATGTTAGAGAAGAAACTCATCTAGTGTGTTTTCTTATGAAGCTTCAAGATGATTTTGAGTATGTAAATGCTTCAATTCTTCATTGCTCTCTTTTTCctattgttattgttgttatATCTAAACTATTGATAGAAGAAACATAAGAGTTTATTAACTAATATTAAGTcaaaagatgaatatgtgtTTGCTGCATCACATCATTTTTTGAAGAATTCTCAACCATTAAATTCATCGTTCACTGGTTAGTTTAGTCATAGAGATTTGTCAAATGTTGACTGCATATATTATCATCAGCTTGGACATACGATGTTCAATTGCCCATAAGCAAGAAAAGATCAACTACTCGTAAGACCAATACTCATTATCTGTTTTTGATTTAATCCATTCTGACATAGGGAGTCCTACTCCTGTGTCTACTATTGGAAATGCAAGTTACtatattatttttgttgttgattattCTAGGTATATTTGGATTTATttgcttcattttcattttaagatttttaaaatttatcaagATATTTCTATTATGGTGAAAACTCAATTCTCTAAAACTATCAAACGATTTCTCGCTGATAATGGAGGAGAAAACTGATATGATTCTTTCAAAGATTTCCTTATCTCACAGGGATTTATCATTAAATATTCAATGCTTATACATCCAATAAAATggaatttctaaaagaaaatatcatcaTATCATAGAAACAACTCTTGCCATAGAACTAGTCTACTTCTTATATCTGTCTGTTGCAAACTAATCAAAGGTCACATCTCTTCTAATCACAAAATTACCATGCTCTAAGCACCATAATCTGCATCAATTGACACCATCTACGGCATCCTAAGAAGATTGTCTTATTTTCCTTTGGAACAATCTTGCTCTCCCTGACATGGTAATAACCAGGACATCCAAAGACCCTTAGTAAATTGTAATTTGTAGGCTCTTCTGACCATAAATCTATGGGAGTCTTGCACTCTATTGCTGTCTATAGTTAATTGTTAACTAAACAACACACTATATTCACAGCCTTAGTACATAATCTTCTATCCAACCCATTCTTTCACAACATACATCTTTCTCTTTCCAACAAAGTTTTGTTCATTCGGCTACTCCATTCTATTGCAGTGTATGTCTAACCATGAAGTGCCATCAATCCTATACTTCTGACAAAAATCTTAAAGTGCACCATTGGTTTACTCACCCTAATATCAATTTGTAACTAGTTAATTTTCCTTCAATCTATTTCTCAAACATGCCTTCCACTTCTTAAACTTTTCAACACCTCATCCTTACTCTTTGATCATGTAAATCGACACATGCCTATAGTAATTATcaatgaaggaaacaaaatacCTTATTCCATCCTTTCATGGAACCTTTGATACACCTCTGTTAGTGTTTTCACCAACCCATCGTGTGTCATAATTCTACTCGAACCTCTCATATTGTTTCCCATCAAAATAGTTCCATCATCAACCTTCTCATAGAATGTAAACTACTTCCCATCTGGACAAATATGGTATCAAGAACAAGAATAAAGTATCCATGCATCGTGAAATATTTTTTCGAAACAAGTAATAAGTTGATCCCATCATCATTAGAACTCTACTAGGTTACACTGACCTCATCTATGATTCCCTTACCTTTATTCCTTACTCCACCATGTTTATCCTTTTGGAGTAAATGGTAGCTTCTTCTAATTTTTCCTTTCCTAGCTTTTTTGTAACatccaatctctctctctctagacttTGATTTGGACTTTGAGCTACCTCTTCCAAATTTCATCTCTTCCGATGTTCCTCTTACATGTAAACCCTATGCCTATGAATCATTATCTAAAGTCTATTTTCTTCACTGATTGGACAAAAGCGCAGTAGTAACAAACTCAAGTTCAATGTTTCCATCTCATAGAACAAAGTAGTGACCAGATGCTCATAAGAATCAGAGAGAGAAGATAACAATAATATATGAGTTTATCCTCATCGTTTAACTTCTCATCGACATTTAATATTTCTGAAATTAATGTATTGAATTTATTAGGATGATTATTCGGAGATGTAATTTCAACTATTTGTAACTTGTACAATTACATATTGAGATATAGGTAACTCATTAAAGATTTCTTCATGCACACACCCTCTAGTTTCACCCATAGTGATGCCACCAAGTTCTCATGTACCACGTTGTACATTACCTCCTTCGCCAGACACAAGCGAATTGTGCTACACACCTGGAGATTGTACTATTTCCAATCATCATCGGACATGTCTATCAACTTACCTTTAAGCCCATAACAATCTGTATAACCCTTATTGGATCAAAATATACCGAACTTGAACATGCCATAGATCGAAATTGATCTTCCCAACAAATTTCTTAACATCGAATCAAGCATTTGAAACCTTCGTAGACATAGATGTCATCTCTGATCGTAAACAGTAACCTTCAACTCCGATACAATTTATTGTGTGGAAACAACCCAAGGCGTTCACGTTCAATGTGAAAActagagaaattaaaaaaaaatcaagatcaATCACACACAAGACACAAACGATTTACATGGTTCGGCCAATCTTGCCTACTTCCACGGGCGGCTATAATGAATTTTATAGATGAACTCTCTCACACGAATTCTCTCTGAGCATGAAGATTCGTTCTCTTTATTGCTAGGGTCTTCGCAATAAAAATATTTCCGGTGAGTATAGATTTTAATGGTCAACGATTAAAATATCCTTAAAAGTTAGGGTCATTTACAACGCTTGAATACAATGATAACTTCCAGAAAAATCTTCCAAGAAATATTGGTTGATTATCTCGAGAAAATTTTCACTAATTAAATGCGCTGTTATACAAATGGACCCACTAAAGGACACCAAAACAAcagtaatttgatattatttgagaAAGCCAATATACAAACCCGAACCCTTGGCACATTCTCAAGACCCAGTGCCAACTTCTTCAAGTTGTCAACTGTAAATTAGTGTTGTTCTCCATAGTCAATCAAACGTGTGGTGGCACTGGCACTTATAAGTCAGTGCTGTTTTCCTGGATTACTATCAATCAGGCAGAGTTCCACATATTCCCTCGTGCACCTGTCGAAGGATGTAGTCTGCTTCTCGAGACGCGAGACATAGTGGCGGGGGAGGCTGATGGAGCCATTTGTTTCGTTCTCAGTGTTCAACCTCTATCTTAGACTTTAGTTGTTGTTCTAAGGTAACATGAATTTCACAACGTTGTTGTACATGTACATTTTGTAATGTTCATATACGTTTTGTAATTTCTTTCCATCTAAGAAAGTAAGAAAGTGATCATTGGACGAGaaagcttcattttttttcatttgatggCAAAAAAATTAAGCAGAAAGTTTTATTGAAAATTTGGAAGAACCAAGTTACAAAATAAGGTCAAGAAAAATAAGCAACAATCGATACTAACACTTACCAtgccctctctctttttcttctgttaCTTGATTTACAAAGCACAGAAGATACCTACGATAATTGCATGCAAAATCAAAGACACAGGCCTCAATAACCATTAGCATTCATCGGGAACTCTGCTTCTCTCTTGGCCATTACAGTAACAAAGAACAACAATGTCCAGGCATGCTAGTAGGCTCCTCTTCTACAGACTTTAAACAGGAAACACACCTAATCAGTTGGAGCAACAAGCTCTCTTGTTCACATTACCGGACAAATTAGAAACGTTTATGGTCGTTCCGTGTGGAAGCCCAGTTGTTGAAGCTGGATCTTGTGCAGCCAGTGCCTTCTTGCTTATAATATGGTATATGTCATACAAAATGGTCTGGAATGCCTTCTCAACGTTGAACGCTTCCAACGCTGAAGTCTCCAGGAACGACAGACATTCTTTCTCGGCCAACGCTTGAGCATCTTCAGCTAGGACTGCTCTCAGGTGATTCAGATCTGATTTGTTACCAGCCATCATGATTACAATGTTGGAATCAGCATGGTCCCTTAGTTCTCGTAGCCATCGCTGGACATTGTCAAATGTTTGCCTCTTGGTTATGTCATAAACCAAAAGTGCCCCAACAGCACCCCTGTAATAAGCACTTGTGATTGCTCTGTATCTCTCTTGACCTGCTGTGTCCCATATCTGTGCCTTTACAGTCTTTCCTTCCACCTGCATTGGGACAAACACACGTATATATCTCACTGTCGGTGGTCTATTATTGATCAAGAACGCTCCGGCAGGAAATGCAGATCTTTGGCGTTTACGAAAACATGAAAGGCAAAGGTTACCTGGAGAGTTCTGGTGGCGAATTCGACGCCAATGGTGGACTTGGATTCCAAGCAGAACTCGTTGCGCGTAAACCGGGAGAGAATGTTGGATTTACCAACACCAGAATCCCCAATCAACACAATCTTGAACAAGTAATCATATTCATGATCCACCTTGTATGCCATTGTAATACTCTTCACAGACTCACCTTAACCTGCCAGATCTAAAAATACAGAGATACAAATCAGAAAATTTTCCTTGCACTAACTTTTCTTCCTGAGAAAGATtaacaccaaaaaaagaaacataccATTACAAGAAAAGATTAGGCCGATTCGATGCAGTTGTTTGTGTAGAGATTTGAATACAATTGGTcggtttatttttttttttttttgagaaactgaaatttttgtttgaagATGGGCTGTGGTTGGAGTTGCAGGTGAGGGGAAGAGCGGAAAAGGAATTCATTTTCTTGATTTCCATTTCAAGTGGCAACGAGGGAAAACAGGCATTGAAAACGCCTTTTCCTATGGGGTCAAGCTTTTTAAGTCTTACCTCTAATTTAAAGGAATAATTAGAAATTAATTTGTCGTTTTTTAACTctcttttgattgttttttttcttttaaaataaatggGCAATTACCACGACACAATTCGAAGAAATGTTCCAATAAGTTAGGGGCTGCTATAGTTTTTCTACATCAACCCACGTTGTAATTTTGTTAGAGCCTTGATTAAATTTCTTAAaagattatatttatattttgatcgtttATACGAATCCAATGACATTTCTTTTctctgaaacaaaaatcaaattcaatacgAAAAAAATGTAACAATTTTGGACCtttggatataaactcaaaactttctttatctttttcatggtgcatttgatttttttttcaaaaaaaaaaaatattgttgtatTCGTTCGATGAAATAATACacacttataatttttttgtcatttttaaaaataatatggaTATCCAAACTTGTTACAATGGCGATTATAGCAGCACCCCGACACCTTATTCCAATAAggataattcaaaaaaattattaataaggAGACAACTTATTAAATTACCTATATGTcactttttatttaataaaatcacATATTCCTAAATCATGGATATCTGTAATCAATCATTGATCACTTGGGGGAGAACAATATATCATTGCTATAAATCTGGAATATTGAAAACAATAAGACATGTATTTGGATATTTTCCTTCAACtttacaaaacaaaattttattactTATTTGACATGACTAGTTGACGGGAATTTTCCTACGAGAAAGTGGATTATCGGTCTACGCTTTTCCTAATGTTTATTCCATATTTTTTCCGCGTATGATATTACCAGTtttgattttttcccttttcctaaacgaaatttcaaaactatttatctctcaaaatacatgatgaattttaaaaaaagtcatatattctaaatcaacgtgaaaaactttttcaAACAAAATCTATTGTCGATATATTTTGCTATGAAAAAATCTCACATATAAATTTGCCTGTAGTGCACAAAAATTTATCTGCAGTGgacataaattttaatatatacgaACCATACCAAAATCATAACAAATAATACAGATAAACAAatatagattaatttaatgcagataaatttcaatatatattaaccataacaaaatcacaacagaTAATGTTAGATGAActaatgtagataaatttagCACATAAACAATTTCATTAAATTCTAACCATACCCAAACCACAACAGATAATGCAGATAAACTActgcaaataaatttcaatatatactaatcataacaaaaccaaaacagataatgcagataaactaatttagataaatatagtgcaaataaatttagtgaagtgcagataaatttatatatactaAACATAACAAAATCACACCATATAATGCAAATAAATTTAGCGAAGATAATTTTAGTGCAAATAAACTCAATGCATATCAGTTTAGTGCATAATTGTGTATACAATTTACATCTTCGATGCACAAACTTTAAGCCTTTATTTGACTTTTAAAGCAttcaaatatccaaaaatatattagaaacaaTTCTGTAAGTCTTAGAGTATTCTTTCAAACGCCAAAAAAATCGTCTCATTTGGAGATAAAATGAGAGAGTTATAGTTGTCCGAACACATCAATGTCGAACACACTAACACCAAGAATACAACTCTGATGTGCAAATTTCAAGCTTCGATTTGAACCCTGAAACATTTGAATCTGTAAAAATATATGACACAATTTTGTAGGTATTAGATTCTTCTTTTGAACTCagtaaaatttttttgaatcaaaactcaaacgagtgagttatgactgtcCGATCATATTGACATTAGAAACACATCTCTTACTACTTTGACCAAGTTCTTGACCATATCATTCTTGTACATAATGTGGCTATAGGTTATGGTGTTTCCCAGTGAGAAATCCTTCTGCTCgttcttgttttctttgaatTATACCCCTAACCAAGTATTGATAGCATGTTaaatatttgtgtttttttttgtgggctTCATGCATATATTAAAGCTAGCTCTTGCTACTTTTTATGAGGTTTGTGGAGTTGCTGAGATTATCCAATGACATTTAGGATCAGCTAAGAACTCTGAAATTCACATTGATTTT
This genomic window from Tripterygium wilfordii isolate XIE 37 chromosome 9, ASM1340144v1, whole genome shotgun sequence contains:
- the LOC120006452 gene encoding ras-related protein Rab2BV-like, with the translated sequence MAYKVDHEYDYLFKIVLIGDSGVGKSNILSRFTRNEFCLESKSTIGVEFATRTLQVEGKTVKAQIWDTAGQERYRAITSAYYRGAVGALLVYDITKRQTFDNVQRWLRELRDHADSNIVIMMAGNKSDLNHLRAVLAEDAQALAEKECLSFLETSALEAFNVEKAFQTILYDIYHIISKKALAAQDPASTTGLPHGTTINVSNLSGNVNKRACCSN